In Nitrospira sp., the following are encoded in one genomic region:
- a CDS encoding DUF72 domain-containing protein, translating into MPLSSLIRFGTSTWTYEGWQGQVYRRQYAKTTFARECLGEYCQYLYNGEPLFRTVGNDSTFYRPPTASQLRHYLNQIPEDFEMCFKVWEEITIPTFAKQSRYGPKAGQPNPRFLDAKLFTDLVLTPYREAKFEPHMGPFIFEFQRHGLSTDELCSRLDQFFSRLPNDFRYAVEIRNAGFLGPDYRTVLENHGVAHVYNHWSYMPPLLEQHRRMQERFTAPFTVIRVLTPLNMSYEVAKKRAAPYNRIVGVLPQMRKETVTLMQQAVGENRRAYVLVNNRSEGNAPSTVQELVRYILPEG; encoded by the coding sequence ATGCCTCTTTCCTCCCTCATTCGCTTCGGCACTTCAACGTGGACCTACGAAGGCTGGCAAGGCCAGGTGTATCGACGCCAGTACGCCAAGACGACTTTTGCGAGGGAATGTCTAGGAGAGTATTGTCAATACCTCTACAACGGCGAACCGCTCTTTCGCACAGTCGGGAACGATTCCACGTTCTATCGCCCACCAACTGCAAGTCAACTTCGTCACTACCTGAATCAAATCCCCGAAGACTTCGAGATGTGCTTCAAGGTCTGGGAAGAGATCACGATTCCCACCTTTGCCAAGCAGTCTCGTTATGGCCCAAAAGCCGGACAACCGAATCCGCGATTTCTCGATGCAAAGCTATTTACTGACTTGGTGCTCACGCCATACCGCGAGGCCAAGTTTGAGCCGCACATGGGGCCGTTCATCTTTGAGTTTCAGAGGCACGGCCTGAGCACCGACGAGCTCTGTTCACGGCTGGATCAGTTTTTCAGCCGGCTACCGAATGATTTTCGGTATGCGGTCGAGATCCGTAATGCAGGCTTTCTCGGTCCGGACTATCGAACGGTCTTAGAGAACCATGGCGTGGCACACGTCTACAACCACTGGTCCTACATGCCGCCTTTGCTGGAGCAACATCGACGGATGCAAGAGCGCTTCACTGCACCATTCACCGTGATTCGAGTGCTCACGCCACTCAACATGAGCTACGAAGTGGCCAAGAAACGAGCGGCCCCCTACAACAGGATCGTGGGAGTGTTACCACAGATGCGAAAAGAGACTGTGACTCTCATGCAGCAGGCTGTTGGCGAAAACCGACGAGCCTATGTGTTGGTCAATAATCGCTCGGAAGGGAATGCACCATCGACAGTGCAGGAACTCGTAAGGTACATACTCCCTGAAGGGTAA
- a CDS encoding Hpt domain-containing protein, producing the protein MQASHPEPTDQLTMEISRDLESIVPIFLDNRRKDVRTLRDALVKQDFKTVQTLGHRMKGDGGGFGFDRISEIGAAMERAGKLQDRLTIEQHIVQLEDFLKRVTVVYR; encoded by the coding sequence ATGCAGGCCTCACATCCGGAACCAACAGACCAACTCACGATGGAGATCAGTCGCGATCTTGAAAGTATTGTGCCGATCTTTTTAGATAACCGGAGGAAGGACGTCCGGACACTTCGAGACGCGCTGGTGAAGCAGGACTTCAAGACCGTTCAGACTCTGGGCCATCGCATGAAAGGCGACGGAGGTGGCTTCGGGTTCGATCGAATTTCCGAAATCGGAGCGGCGATGGAACGCGCGGGCAAACTGCAAGACCGCTTAACAATCGAACAGCATATCGTCCAATTGGAAGACTTCCTCAAACGTGTGACCGTTGTGTATCGCTAG